In the Topomyia yanbarensis strain Yona2022 chromosome 3, ASM3024719v1, whole genome shotgun sequence genome, one interval contains:
- the LOC131687853 gene encoding uncharacterized protein LOC131687853: protein MLHTLLSEPKKLDYPQNPYANELTLDGGGLGDDTSDGEAQDVCMDQPMQCPNCKRIYPSRDKVRQHIKKYCLKEKKFQCMFCQYRSKRKDHIVRHTDRMHPSQLRAKLQQGTIKCSTDAFLQLDQSDSIGGGGDGSTEYLSVSFSEDFSINSEKYDYNGVIVTTIDDSDDDGDDVTPVLWHRTEIGSDVDDTLIGKDRYHHDAIVSVPLFVDEQSVMLPVSKRFQFCCDRPPAVYECTDCHKQYKIKGSLQRHRQYECNKFPQQTCPYCFYVTKHKHDLKKHVQLRHKRPLL, encoded by the exons ATGCTCCACACGCTGTTAAGTGAACCGAAAAAGCTTGACTATCCGCAGAATCCGTACGCGAACGAGTTGACGTTGGACGGCGGTGGTCTCGGCGACGACACATCCGACGGTGAAGCTCAGGACGTCTGCATGGATCAACCGATGCAGTGCCCGAACTGCAAACGTATCTATCCTAGTCGGGACAAGGTACGGCAGCACATCAAAAAGTACTGTCTGAAGGAGAAAAAGTTTCAGTGCATGTTTTGTCAGTACCGCTCTAAGCGCAAGGATCACATTGTCCGCCACACCGATCGAATGCATCCATCTCAGCTGAGGGCTAAGCTTCAGCAGGGCACTATCAAGTGCTCGACCGATGCTTTCTTGCAGCTGGATCAATCGGATTCTATTGGAGGCGGCGGCGATGGATCGACAGAATATTTAAGTGTAAGCTTCTCCGAGGATTTCTCGATTAACAGCGAAAAGTATGATTACAACGGAGTTATTGTGACTACCATTGACGATAGCGATGACGACGGCGATG aTGTTACCCCTGTACTGTGGCATCGGACCGAAATCGGAAGTGACGTGGACGACACACTGATCGGAAAGGACCGTTATCATCATGACGCGATCGTATCCGTTCCACTATTTGTGGatgagcaaagtgttatgttgCCAGTTTCGAAGCGTTTTCAATTCTGCTGTGACAGACCACCGGCAGTATACGAGTGTACCGATTGTCACAAACAGTACAAAATCAAAGGTTCACTGCAAAGGCACCGCCAGTATGAGTGCAACAAGTTTCCTCAGCAAACGTGCCCCTACTGTTTCTACGTGACCAAGCATAAACATGACCTGAAAAAACACGTCCAGCTGCGACACAAGCGGCCGTTGCTTTAG